In Thermospira aquatica, the following proteins share a genomic window:
- a CDS encoding integrase catalytic domain-containing protein has product MFERRPIYRETAKEYQKASKKEKKEILDYFVRITGLKNRNYAARLLRQHGKTIYVGKKNYLKADIAKKGKRPGRKKKFGEEELKLLKKVWEIENYMCGKRLKPILNEVLDNLLANGHLHGSPQAIENLRHISASSIDRLLKHERKKLEIKGRKGTKPGTLLKQQIAIRTWAEWDENCPGFMEIDLVAHEGGNSRGDFAQTLNMVDVWSGWTELVAIKNKASKWVREAIEKVKGRLPFDLRGIDSDTGAEFINHPLRDWCEKHQIKFTRGRSSRSNDNCYVEQKNYSIVRQNVGYFRYDTEEEVYYLNRLYAYLRLYANFFQPVMKMTEKRESEAR; this is encoded by the coding sequence ATGTTTGAAAGGAGACCTATTTACAGGGAAACGGCGAAAGAGTATCAAAAAGCCAGCAAAAAGGAGAAAAAGGAGATACTGGATTACTTTGTGAGGATAACAGGTTTAAAAAACCGAAACTATGCCGCCAGGCTCTTGAGGCAGCACGGAAAAACCATATATGTAGGCAAAAAAAATTACCTTAAAGCCGACATAGCCAAGAAGGGCAAAAGACCTGGCAGAAAGAAAAAATTCGGCGAAGAGGAACTAAAACTTCTAAAAAAGGTCTGGGAAATTGAAAACTACATGTGTGGCAAACGTTTAAAGCCAATTTTAAATGAAGTTTTAGATAATCTCTTAGCAAACGGACATCTCCACGGTTCTCCACAGGCTATAGAAAACTTGCGCCATATAAGTGCTTCAAGTATTGACCGACTTTTGAAGCATGAGCGTAAAAAGCTTGAGATAAAAGGACGAAAAGGTACAAAGCCTGGAACGCTATTAAAGCAACAAATAGCTATACGCACGTGGGCAGAGTGGGATGAAAATTGCCCTGGTTTTATGGAGATTGATCTGGTTGCCCATGAGGGAGGAAATAGCCGGGGAGATTTTGCTCAAACATTAAATATGGTGGATGTTTGGAGCGGTTGGACAGAACTTGTGGCAATCAAAAACAAAGCTTCAAAATGGGTAAGAGAAGCCATAGAAAAAGTCAAAGGAAGACTTCCTTTTGATTTACGGGGAATTGATTCTGATACCGGTGCTGAATTTATTAATCATCCTCTACGCGATTGGTGTGAGAAGCACCAGATAAAATTTACAAGGGGGAGAAGCTCCCGTTCCAATGATAACTGCTACGTTGAGCAGAAAAACTATTCCATAGTCCGCCAGAATGTTGGATACTTCCGCTACGATACCGAGGAAGAAGTCTACTACTTGAACCGACTCTATGCGTATCTCAGGCTTTATGCCAACTTTTTTCAACCGGTTATGAAAATGACAGAGAAAAGAGAATCGGAAGCAAGGTAA
- a CDS encoding RluA family pseudouridine synthase, translated as MQRFECLYPMLLRDFVAEQLGVSKKKAKELLDAKRVFVNKQVVWIATHQLRRGDRVEIHEEKKVGFDPSLLLLENEWILAVNKPAGMVVTEKTDSLEFQLRQWYKNRHLRAIHRLDKDTSGVVLFGKEQEVVDFYRTRWEEVVEKYYLAICQGVLPFKQKQLKDYLEQKLAVMDVVKLKEGDDYSLIGVRLHTGRKHQIRIQMAKIGYPLVGDRLYGPKKLKKRELRGASQQYLHAYEVRGILPSGENFRVVAPLPSEMKAFMKRHHLFDDVIWETECWFDTFIE; from the coding sequence ATGCAGCGGTTTGAATGTTTGTATCCGATGCTTCTCAGGGATTTTGTAGCAGAACAGCTGGGAGTTTCTAAGAAAAAGGCAAAAGAGCTTCTTGATGCTAAAAGAGTATTTGTCAATAAACAGGTGGTTTGGATAGCAACCCATCAACTCCGACGGGGGGATAGGGTTGAGATTCATGAGGAGAAAAAGGTAGGTTTTGATCCCTCTCTTCTTCTTTTAGAGAATGAATGGATCCTTGCAGTCAATAAACCTGCAGGGATGGTTGTCACTGAGAAAACTGATTCTCTCGAATTTCAACTTCGACAGTGGTATAAAAATCGTCATCTGCGGGCAATTCATCGACTGGATAAAGACACCTCTGGGGTGGTGCTCTTTGGCAAAGAACAGGAGGTGGTAGACTTTTATCGAACGAGATGGGAAGAAGTTGTGGAGAAATACTATCTTGCTATCTGTCAGGGAGTGCTTCCTTTTAAACAGAAACAGCTTAAAGACTATCTGGAGCAGAAGCTTGCCGTGATGGATGTTGTAAAACTCAAAGAGGGTGATGATTATAGCCTTATTGGTGTAAGGCTCCATACGGGGCGGAAGCACCAGATTCGTATCCAGATGGCGAAGATTGGTTATCCACTGGTAGGAGATAGGCTCTACGGACCGAAAAAGCTCAAGAAAAGAGAACTTCGTGGAGCATCCCAGCAGTATCTTCATGCTTATGAAGTACGGGGGATTCTCCCATCGGGGGAGAATTTTCGCGTCGTAGCGCCTCTTCCTTCGGAAATGAAAGCTTTTATGAAGCGTCATCATCTCTTTGATGATGTGATCTGGGAGACAGAGTGTTGGTTTGATACTTTTATAGAATAA
- the epsC gene encoding serine O-acetyltransferase EpsC: MFSDKEFLQRIVGRLCDEASYAQLYHYAYRDVPMPSVTELEDILELLRGVLFPGYFGSSEVNAVTMPFYIGSTVTEIYKRLTEQVKRGFCFDCSGEQKVCGDCERKAIHVVKQFLEMLPDIRRFLATDVEAAYYGDPAAKNKGETIFCYPSILALFHHRVAHALLKLGVPLIPRIISEMAHSKTGIDIHPGATIGEYFFIDHGTGTVIGETCIIGKNVRLYQGVTLGAKSFPKDEYGNPIKGIPRHPIVEDDVIIYSGATVLGRITIGRGAVIGGNVWVTEDVPAGQKILQTQPRDVTFDQGAGI, encoded by the coding sequence ATGTTCTCGGATAAGGAATTTCTTCAGCGTATCGTGGGGCGACTCTGTGATGAGGCTTCGTATGCCCAGCTTTATCATTATGCGTATAGGGATGTGCCTATGCCATCTGTGACTGAGCTTGAGGATATTCTTGAACTTTTGAGAGGGGTATTGTTTCCAGGATATTTTGGATCTTCGGAAGTGAATGCAGTCACTATGCCTTTTTATATTGGTTCAACGGTTACTGAGATATATAAAAGACTTACTGAACAGGTAAAACGAGGATTTTGTTTTGATTGTTCTGGAGAACAAAAGGTTTGTGGAGACTGTGAACGAAAAGCAATACATGTGGTGAAACAGTTTCTTGAGATGCTCCCCGATATTCGTCGGTTTCTTGCCACGGATGTGGAGGCTGCATACTATGGAGATCCCGCAGCGAAGAATAAAGGAGAAACAATTTTTTGTTATCCGAGTATTCTTGCCCTTTTTCACCATCGGGTAGCCCATGCCCTTTTGAAACTGGGGGTTCCTTTGATTCCTCGTATTATCTCAGAGATGGCGCACTCAAAAACGGGGATTGATATTCATCCAGGGGCAACCATAGGAGAGTATTTTTTTATTGATCATGGGACAGGGACGGTGATTGGGGAGACATGTATCATTGGAAAGAATGTTCGTCTCTATCAAGGGGTGACCCTTGGGGCAAAGAGTTTTCCTAAAGATGAGTATGGAAATCCTATCAAAGGAATACCGCGGCATCCCATTGTAGAGGATGATGTGATTATCTATTCTGGTGCCACGGTCCTGGGAAGGATTACTATCGGTCGGGGGGCAGTTATTGGGGGAAACGTGTGGGTTACAGAAGATGTCCCGGCAGGACAAAAGATTTTGCAAACTCAGCCAAGGGATGTCACTTTTGATCAGGGGGCAGGAATCTGA
- a CDS encoding HD domain-containing phosphohydrolase — protein MKELLALWWGEELKYQHPLSEALRSLEGEEILHSLRSIIVEGLRNLRTTELTEQQALWRFRLHFPVQFAGEYELSFTMQKVVGNTTLFFIWADLPEQLKQIHSLMKQKDVLAASALQILDTVSKNIINESSAKISAQRILQKISELLGARAAIMRLFTHGRWNHYASYGLNSPYLGEHHEIYVEHIPFYKRLIREQRLQISDNPREDLGVLTSDLERVVSPLCMVVSVPLIKNKTVRGFISLAFDEPKPVLYFMTDVLENFANEFAFILEKNEYYLYIVETSERFKKMNIDIVTSLVNATETRDSYTTGHSIRVASYAVELARHLHWDDYELEKLNVASLLHDIGKVGIPDAILLKPLPLNDMEYSIMKLHPDFSANIVAKVENLQEIVPWIRFHHEYMDGSGYPYGLKGKDIPLGARVIAVADAFDAMTSDRPYRKALPLDQVEDIFKEGSGKQWDEEIVALAIRYLDVIYERSTMVKESQLEDFRQMMFRLNLLNGLYLFEYLHEEVETLIANNIPFVFGFLKFPEKLHSFPHSSKKKMVHTLTEMIKKELHYPILVGRKSYLQFVFLASQYDKQLLQAQLKTLVYRIYDRVDMMIDVAVYEYPQEKYLVPEVFDNFTYLRENSN, from the coding sequence ATGAAAGAGCTTTTGGCTTTGTGGTGGGGAGAAGAACTAAAATATCAGCATCCGTTGAGTGAGGCTCTGCGTTCTCTTGAAGGAGAAGAGATTCTGCATTCTTTACGTTCTATTATTGTTGAAGGTCTAAGAAACCTGCGAACGACGGAACTCACAGAGCAACAGGCTTTATGGCGTTTTCGGCTGCATTTTCCGGTCCAGTTTGCGGGGGAGTATGAGTTGTCTTTTACGATGCAAAAGGTTGTGGGCAATACGACACTTTTTTTTATATGGGCAGATCTTCCAGAGCAGTTAAAGCAAATTCATTCTCTTATGAAACAGAAAGATGTTCTGGCTGCTTCTGCCCTTCAGATTCTTGATACTGTATCGAAAAATATTATTAACGAATCCTCGGCGAAGATCTCGGCCCAGCGTATTCTTCAAAAGATCTCAGAGCTTTTGGGAGCCCGAGCGGCTATTATGCGACTTTTTACTCATGGAAGATGGAACCACTATGCTTCGTATGGGTTGAACTCTCCGTATCTTGGTGAACATCATGAGATTTATGTTGAACATATTCCTTTTTATAAACGTTTGATCCGTGAACAGAGACTTCAGATTAGCGACAATCCACGTGAGGACCTTGGTGTTTTGACATCAGATTTAGAGCGGGTGGTTTCACCTCTTTGTATGGTGGTCAGTGTTCCCCTTATTAAGAATAAAACTGTTCGTGGTTTTATTAGTCTCGCGTTTGATGAACCGAAGCCAGTGTTGTATTTTATGACGGATGTGCTGGAGAATTTTGCCAATGAATTTGCGTTTATTCTTGAAAAAAATGAGTACTATCTGTACATTGTGGAGACGAGTGAACGTTTTAAGAAAATGAATATTGATATTGTAACATCGCTGGTCAATGCTACAGAAACCAGAGATAGTTATACCACAGGGCATTCCATACGTGTAGCAAGCTATGCCGTAGAACTTGCCAGACATCTTCACTGGGATGACTATGAACTTGAGAAACTCAATGTTGCCTCACTTCTTCACGATATTGGTAAGGTAGGTATCCCTGATGCAATTCTTCTGAAGCCGCTTCCTCTTAATGATATGGAATATTCGATTATGAAGCTTCATCCTGATTTTTCAGCTAATATCGTGGCGAAAGTTGAAAATCTTCAGGAAATTGTGCCGTGGATCCGTTTCCATCATGAATATATGGATGGAAGTGGGTATCCTTATGGATTGAAAGGGAAAGACATTCCCTTGGGGGCCCGGGTGATTGCTGTCGCCGATGCCTTTGATGCTATGACCTCTGATAGACCATATAGGAAAGCACTTCCTCTGGATCAGGTTGAGGATATCTTTAAAGAAGGATCAGGAAAACAGTGGGACGAGGAAATTGTGGCTCTGGCTATTCGTTACCTTGATGTGATTTATGAACGCTCTACCATGGTGAAAGAGAGCCAGCTTGAGGATTTTCGGCAGATGATGTTCCGATTGAATCTTCTCAATGGGCTTTATTTGTTTGAGTATCTCCATGAAGAGGTGGAAACACTTATTGCGAATAATATTCCTTTTGTTTTTGGGTTTTTAAAATTTCCTGAAAAACTTCATAGTTTTCCACACTCTTCTAAAAAGAAGATGGTGCATACTTTGACCGAAATGATTAAAAAAGAGCTTCATTATCCTATATTAGTAGGAAGAAAAAGCTATCTTCAGTTTGTATTTTTGGCTTCGCAGTATGATAAGCAGCTTTTGCAAGCACAGCTCAAGACACTTGTCTATCGTATCTATGATCGTGTGGACATGATGATTGATGTAGCTGTCTATGAGTATCCTCAGGAGAAGTACCTTGTTCCCGAGGTGTTTGATAATTTCACCTATCTTCGAGAGAATTCCAACTAA
- a CDS encoding diguanylate cyclase: MNEQVQILVERILAFLEEEEKVHLPYFLSRIRELQKDTSKRESFFSSLLALFVHYNFSEEEAFNHWIHIIEHAEFLTTKLQRPVGLRLPIVDYFINYNRLISHPIIIEFHLFKQTEEMAMIDSLTGVFNRRYMELSLQKEINRSLRYNKKFSILILDLDDFKRINDTRGHLFGDEVLRRFAEFVRSHIRLEDILCRYGGEEFLILLPETDSERASYFANRIIRRLHDHPFFAEHGVRFSGGIATFPDMGGTIPDLLAQADKALYQAKFEGKNRVIVAPKDRRKHIRHPRQWEVWLSYQQENKTIHEHTFTENASLGGIRIISQHVFTLETPIHIQIKKSNSHKEPTPLEGTLVWGRKIDAEEYAYGIAFNHLSEKDIEDLSLDLPKSNLYSDM, translated from the coding sequence ATGAATGAACAAGTACAGATTCTTGTAGAGCGTATTTTGGCCTTCCTTGAAGAAGAGGAAAAGGTTCATCTCCCTTACTTCCTTTCAAGGATTAGGGAACTGCAAAAAGATACCTCCAAACGAGAGAGTTTTTTTTCTTCCCTTCTTGCCCTCTTTGTCCATTATAACTTCTCCGAGGAAGAGGCTTTTAACCACTGGATTCATATTATAGAACATGCGGAATTCTTGACAACCAAACTCCAGCGGCCCGTGGGACTGCGCCTCCCTATCGTCGATTACTTCATCAACTATAACCGCCTCATATCCCATCCAATAATCATTGAATTTCATCTCTTCAAACAAACAGAAGAAATGGCCATGATAGACAGCCTCACGGGAGTTTTTAACCGTCGATACATGGAACTCAGCCTCCAGAAAGAAATAAACCGAAGTCTCAGGTACAATAAAAAATTTTCTATCCTTATTCTTGATTTAGACGATTTTAAAAGAATCAATGATACCCGGGGACACCTCTTCGGAGACGAGGTTCTCAGACGATTTGCCGAGTTTGTACGCTCCCACATCCGACTTGAGGATATACTCTGTCGCTACGGCGGTGAAGAGTTTCTTATCCTTTTACCGGAAACCGATAGCGAGCGTGCTTCGTATTTTGCCAATCGGATCATTCGCCGTCTTCACGATCATCCCTTCTTTGCTGAACATGGCGTGAGATTTAGTGGGGGAATCGCCACCTTCCCGGATATGGGAGGTACTATCCCCGATCTTTTAGCCCAGGCTGACAAGGCTCTCTACCAGGCAAAATTTGAAGGAAAAAACAGAGTCATCGTTGCTCCCAAGGACCGTCGAAAACACATCCGTCATCCCCGTCAGTGGGAGGTGTGGCTTTCCTATCAACAGGAAAATAAAACGATTCATGAACATACCTTTACCGAAAATGCCTCCCTCGGTGGAATCCGAATCATTTCTCAACACGTGTTTACCCTGGAAACACCAATTCACATTCAAATCAAAAAATCCAATTCGCACAAAGAGCCAACTCCTCTCGAAGGAACGCTTGTGTGGGGAAGAAAAATCGATGCAGAAGAGTACGCTTACGGCATAGCCTTCAATCATCTTTCAGAGAAAGATATAGAGGATCTCTCCCTTGATCTTCCTAAAAGTAACCTCTACAGTGACATGTAA
- a CDS encoding M48 family metallopeptidase, with the protein MTDYRWLFWLTLGLTVVRFLWKQYLRYLSYTYLKKHHKEIPSILEGAFSPEDMEKIEAYTLSRMRYGTWSGLFDFVVMLWWVFGGGFLWLYQLVVNWNLSFVWTGVVLAWLSTLFFMVVNIPWDLYEDFVLEAKFGFNTMTWKTWITDLFKGIVLSVALELPLLWIVLSVIQGMPTLWWFVAWVVYTLFDILVIYIAPYVIDPLFNKYEPLEKEYGDPILAWAEKQGVSVKAVLKMDASRRTKHSNAYFTGIGRVKRIVVFDTLLTHFSLEEILAILSHELGHWKRHHILKQFLSSLFLSLVGLYLVYMMLQYRWFSQAFGVGQELIFSDRGFFAEVFFLGVFLAGLGIFFEPLAAYFSRRREREADSYAVKTMGEARSLQSALIKLYKENLSPFHVHPFVVKMTYSHPPLLERLQFLTEEEKKLAR; encoded by the coding sequence ATGACAGATTATCGCTGGCTTTTTTGGTTGACACTTGGGCTTACGGTGGTGCGGTTTTTGTGGAAACAGTACCTGAGGTATCTCAGTTACACCTATCTCAAAAAGCATCATAAGGAGATTCCCTCCATTCTGGAAGGGGCTTTTTCACCTGAGGATATGGAAAAAATCGAGGCATATACGCTTTCCCGGATGAGGTATGGAACCTGGTCGGGTTTGTTTGATTTTGTTGTCATGCTCTGGTGGGTGTTTGGGGGAGGCTTTCTCTGGCTTTATCAGCTTGTTGTGAACTGGAATCTCTCTTTTGTATGGACGGGTGTTGTGCTTGCCTGGCTTTCCACCTTGTTTTTTATGGTGGTGAATATCCCCTGGGATCTGTATGAGGATTTTGTATTAGAGGCAAAGTTTGGGTTTAACACCATGACCTGGAAAACATGGATAACTGATCTTTTCAAGGGGATTGTTCTCTCTGTGGCTTTGGAACTCCCTTTACTCTGGATAGTGCTCTCTGTGATTCAAGGGATGCCAACTCTCTGGTGGTTTGTAGCGTGGGTGGTGTATACGCTTTTTGATATTCTGGTGATATATATTGCGCCGTATGTGATAGATCCTCTCTTTAACAAGTATGAACCGCTGGAGAAAGAGTATGGTGATCCTATCCTGGCATGGGCGGAAAAACAGGGAGTAAGTGTGAAAGCAGTGTTGAAGATGGATGCTTCTCGAAGAACCAAGCATTCGAATGCTTATTTTACGGGTATAGGACGGGTGAAGCGGATAGTTGTTTTTGATACCCTTCTTACACATTTTTCTCTCGAGGAGATTCTTGCGATCCTTTCTCATGAACTTGGTCACTGGAAAAGGCATCACATTTTGAAGCAGTTTCTTTCTTCTCTATTTCTCTCGCTTGTGGGATTGTATCTGGTGTATATGATGCTTCAATATCGCTGGTTTTCCCAGGCATTTGGGGTAGGTCAGGAGTTGATTTTTTCAGACAGAGGTTTTTTTGCTGAGGTGTTTTTCCTTGGAGTATTCTTGGCAGGGCTCGGCATCTTTTTTGAACCACTTGCGGCATATTTTTCGAGAAGGCGAGAGAGAGAAGCGGATAGCTATGCTGTAAAAACGATGGGAGAAGCCAGGTCGCTTCAGTCAGCGCTTATTAAACTCTATAAGGAAAATCTCTCCCCATTTCATGTTCATCCCTTTGTGGTGAAGATGACCTATAGCCATCCACCTTTGCTGGAAAGACTCCAGTTTTTAACAGAGGAGGAGAAAAAGCTTGCCCGATGA
- a CDS encoding GNAT family N-acetyltransferase, which yields MTGFSFYQASLVDEEVITDIERKCFGSADAFPRWQIRRLLTNVYGSVLSEILVFEGEKVGWGCWMTRKKSRIVRLYSLAVLPDFRGKGIAEAYLCTKFREFSKHYRFCHLEVRVSNERALKLYRKLGFVIVKELPGYYGEEDGYRMKLDLHSYMSL from the coding sequence ATGACAGGATTTTCGTTTTATCAGGCTTCTCTTGTGGATGAAGAGGTGATTACGGATATTGAGAGAAAGTGTTTTGGAAGTGCCGATGCGTTTCCTCGCTGGCAGATACGCAGACTCCTGACCAATGTTTATGGATCGGTACTTTCGGAGATTTTGGTTTTTGAAGGAGAAAAGGTGGGTTGGGGATGCTGGATGACGCGCAAGAAGAGCCGTATCGTGAGACTGTATTCTCTCGCGGTGCTTCCTGATTTTCGGGGAAAAGGCATAGCGGAGGCGTATCTTTGTACAAAATTTAGGGAGTTTTCAAAACACTATCGCTTCTGTCATCTTGAGGTGCGGGTCTCCAATGAGCGAGCACTTAAACTCTATAGAAAACTGGGGTTTGTTATTGTGAAAGAGTTGCCGGGTTACTATGGTGAGGAGGATGGCTACAGGATGAAACTTGATCTGCATTCTTACATGTCACTGTAG
- a CDS encoding aminotransferase class IV produces MYPFFETICLEKDGFHLLAYHQKRLNDVFLKFYPGEKPWELKKLLQPVPKVQTKTKCRFVYGKDGYQIFYEPYTLRRIEKVRILEKDISYPYKFTDRAEFEKYASLCKDGEMVVFSREGHITDSLVSNVVFFDGKHWITPTTYLLNGVKRQFYLEKHRILEKEITIQDMKSYTHIGFINAMIDLEELVLPITAVEVIHGLEEF; encoded by the coding sequence ATGTACCCGTTTTTTGAAACTATTTGCCTGGAAAAGGATGGTTTTCATCTTCTTGCCTATCATCAAAAGCGACTGAATGATGTTTTTTTGAAGTTTTATCCGGGAGAAAAACCCTGGGAACTTAAAAAACTTCTCCAGCCTGTTCCAAAAGTGCAAACAAAAACAAAGTGTCGTTTTGTTTATGGGAAGGATGGATATCAGATATTTTATGAGCCGTATACTTTGAGAAGGATAGAAAAGGTCAGGATACTTGAAAAGGACATAAGCTATCCTTATAAATTTACTGACAGGGCAGAGTTTGAGAAGTATGCTTCCCTCTGCAAAGATGGGGAAATGGTGGTATTTTCCCGTGAAGGACATATCACGGATAGTCTTGTGAGTAATGTGGTGTTTTTTGATGGAAAACATTGGATTACTCCTACGACATATCTTTTAAATGGAGTGAAGCGGCAGTTTTACCTTGAGAAACATCGTATCCTTGAAAAGGAGATAACTATTCAGGATATGAAGAGTTACACTCATATAGGGTTTATTAATGCGATGATTGATCTGGAAGAGCTTGTCCTTCCTATAACCGCGGTGGAGGTAATCCATGGACTGGAAGAGTTTTGA
- a CDS encoding aminodeoxychorismate synthase component I, whose protein sequence is MIHLPLKIRSQLKEWYEKGEPFLFVVDYTGENGRLWKLSDVPSERVVYQIGEITNRKPVSLSVSLDVVCPISWERYHKAFERVQYYQRRGENYLLNLTFPTEVVLSRDLWEVTHAVRAPFVLGIRDEFLVFSPEMFVVIEGKKIATFPMKGTISADCEENLALLYDDPKEAAEHVAVVDLLRNDLGKVCRKVEVKRYRYWERVVHARGELYQTSSHIEGEIQPDIGIEEVFEAILPAGSVTGVPKPRACEIIAEVEGYERGWYTGVFGLFDGQRLVSAVMIRYLEKQKETLFYKSGGGIMVYSDARREYQELLEKVYVPVF, encoded by the coding sequence ATGATACATCTTCCTCTGAAAATACGAAGTCAGTTGAAAGAATGGTATGAAAAAGGTGAGCCTTTTTTGTTCGTTGTGGACTATACGGGAGAGAACGGAAGACTCTGGAAGCTTTCCGATGTGCCTTCTGAAAGGGTGGTATACCAGATTGGGGAAATAACCAATCGAAAGCCTGTATCTCTTTCCGTTTCGCTGGACGTGGTTTGTCCGATAAGTTGGGAAAGGTATCACAAGGCATTTGAACGGGTCCAGTACTATCAACGAAGAGGAGAAAACTACCTGCTAAATCTTACTTTTCCTACGGAGGTGGTTCTTTCCCGTGATCTCTGGGAGGTTACTCATGCTGTGCGTGCTCCCTTTGTTCTCGGGATAAGGGATGAGTTTTTGGTATTTTCTCCTGAGATGTTTGTGGTTATAGAGGGGAAAAAGATTGCTACTTTTCCCATGAAGGGAACGATTTCGGCGGATTGTGAGGAAAACCTTGCTCTGCTTTATGACGATCCCAAGGAGGCCGCCGAGCATGTTGCGGTGGTAGATCTTCTCCGTAATGATCTTGGGAAGGTATGTCGGAAGGTCGAGGTAAAGCGTTACCGTTACTGGGAAAGGGTTGTTCATGCTCGGGGAGAACTCTACCAGACAAGTTCGCATATCGAAGGGGAGATTCAGCCTGATATAGGGATAGAAGAGGTGTTTGAGGCGATTCTCCCTGCGGGATCGGTGACAGGGGTTCCCAAACCACGCGCATGTGAGATTATAGCCGAGGTGGAGGGATATGAAAGAGGGTGGTATACAGGGGTGTTTGGACTGTTTGATGGGCAACGTCTTGTGAGTGCCGTGATGATTCGTTATCTGGAAAAGCAAAAAGAAACGCTTTTTTATAAATCAGGGGGAGGAATTATGGTGTACAGTGATGCCAGAAGAGAATATCAGGAACTTCTGGAGAAGGTGTATGTACCCGTTTTTTGA
- a CDS encoding purine-nucleoside phosphorylase, whose amino-acid sequence MDWKSFENRLECSLESLKDVASGVTTLIVLGSGLFEVARLGEEEKSIPFEDIPYHPKSFVQGHPGKYVISRFGGERVVFSLGRVHLYEGYHPLEVVYGLTLWARLGVKRVILTNASGGIGEYEVGDVVLIEDHINHQGTSPLIGCPLPARFVPMIDVYDQDVITYLQSIGVKTGVYAGVLGPQYETPAEIRSLKILGATLVGMSTVQEAIMAKFLGLKVCGFSLVTNRAAGLGGHIPNHQSVLDIASQGAKRMRELVTKVLEYWKEK is encoded by the coding sequence ATGGACTGGAAGAGTTTTGAGAACAGACTCGAATGCTCGCTTGAGTCTTTGAAAGATGTTGCTAGCGGTGTAACAACCCTGATTGTGCTGGGGTCGGGTCTTTTTGAGGTTGCTCGGCTTGGTGAGGAGGAAAAAAGTATCCCCTTTGAAGATATCCCCTATCATCCAAAGAGTTTTGTACAGGGGCATCCCGGGAAGTATGTGATTTCTCGTTTTGGAGGGGAGAGGGTGGTATTTTCGCTTGGGAGGGTACATCTTTATGAAGGTTACCATCCTCTGGAGGTTGTGTATGGCCTCACCTTATGGGCGCGTCTGGGAGTAAAAAGGGTTATTTTGACAAATGCGAGTGGAGGGATAGGAGAGTATGAAGTGGGAGACGTTGTTCTCATAGAGGACCATATCAATCATCAGGGTACCTCTCCACTCATAGGATGTCCACTTCCTGCACGGTTTGTGCCCATGATAGATGTGTATGATCAGGATGTGATCACCTACCTTCAGTCGATAGGGGTGAAAACAGGTGTTTATGCTGGTGTTCTTGGGCCGCAATATGAGACACCGGCGGAAATTCGCTCACTCAAGATACTTGGGGCGACACTGGTAGGAATGTCAACCGTTCAGGAGGCGATCATGGCGAAATTTCTCGGCTTGAAGGTATGCGGATTTTCTCTTGTGACCAATCGTGCGGCGGGTTTGGGTGGTCATATTCCCAATCATCAGTCGGTGTTAGACATAGCCTCTCAGGGTGCAAAAAGAATGCGAGAACTGGTGACAAAGGTGCTGGAATATTGGAAAGAAAAATGA